In one Populus nigra chromosome 12, ddPopNigr1.1, whole genome shotgun sequence genomic region, the following are encoded:
- the LOC133670205 gene encoding pentatricopeptide repeat-containing protein At1g03540, producing the protein MKLLLSSQRHYSTLASLNLKTFENPQSKAYKIIQYCKSGSLFEAIHVLNSIDWTRLSNKPFFYASLLQTCTKAVSFTHGIQFHSHAIKSGLDTDRFVGNSLLALYFKLGPNLFEARRVFDGLFYKDLISWTSMITGYVKVEKPKKSLELFLEMLGLGIEPNGFTLSAVIKACSGLGDLRLGKCFHGVVMVRGFDLNDVISTALIDMYGRNSAVDDAILVFVELPQPDAICWTSIIAAFTRNDVYDKALGFFYSMCRKHGLSPDGFTFGTVLTACGNLGRLKQGKEVHAKVITSGLSGNVFVESSLVDMYGKCRLVNQSQCVFDRMSVKNLVSWTALLGGYCQNGDFESVIKIFREGKKVDTYSFGTVLRACAGLAAVRQGKEVHCQYVKRCCWRDVVTESALVDLYAKCGCIDFAYRIFVRMSVRNLITWNSMIYGFAQNGRGGEVFQLFDEMIEEGIRPDYISFVGVLFACSHAGLVDQGKKYFAAMTEVYEIKPGIEHYNCMIDLLGRAGLLEEAEKLIEYANCRDEPSLWTVLLGACAASPHSATAERIAKKAMELKPDHHLSYVYLANVYRAVGRWDDAVKIRNLMTKRGVGKMPGTSWIET; encoded by the coding sequence ATGAAGCTTCTTCTCTCTAGCCAACGCCATTACAGCACGCTTGCTTCTCTAAATCTCAAAACTTTCGAAAATCCACAATCGAAAGCATACAAAATCATCCAGTACTGCAAATCCGGTTCGCTTTTTGAAGCAATTCACGTCCTAAACTCCATAGACTGGACAAGACTCTCCAACAAACCATTCTTTTATGCTTCTCTCTTGCAAACTTGTACTAAAGCTGTCTCCTTTACTCACGGTATCCAATTCCATTCTCATGCTATAAAATCTGGTCTTGATACTGATAGGTTTGTGGGGAATAGCTTGCTTGCACTTTATTTCAAGCTGGGCCCTAATCTTTTTGAGGCAAGAAGGGTTTTTGATGGGTTGTTTTATAAAGATTTGATTTCTTGGACTTCAATGATAACTGGTTATGTTAAGGTAGAAAAACCAAAGAAGtctcttgaattatttttggaAATGTTGGGTCTTGGTATTGAGCCAAATGGGTTCACTTTATCTGCTGTGATAAAGGCGTGTTCGGGACTTGGGGACTTAAGGCTTGGTAAATGCTTTCATGGGGTTGTTATGGTTCGTGGGTTTGATTTGAATGATGTTATTTCTACTGCTTTGATTGATATGTATGGAAGGAATTCTGCGGTGGATGATGCGATCCTGGTGTTTGTTGAATTGCCTCAACCAGATGCTATTTGTTGGACCTCGATCATTGCAGCTTTTACGAGGAACGATGTGTATGATAAAGCTTTGGGATTCTTTTATTCGATGTGTAGGAAACATGGGTTGTCGCCTGATGGGTTTACGTTTGGGACGGTTTTGACTGCTTGTGGTAATTTAGGGAGGTTGAAGCAAGGTAAAGAAGTGCATGCTAAGGTGATTACATCAGGATTGAGTGGAAATGTTTTTGTTGAGAGCAGCCTTGTTGACATGTATGGGAAATGTAGGTTGGTTAACCAATCTCAATGTGTTTTTGATAGAATGAGTGTAAAGAATTTGGTTTCTTGGACTGCATTGTTAGGGGGATATTGTCAAAATGGTGACTTTGAATCTgttattaagatttttagaGAAGGGAAAAAGGTTGATACCTATAGTTTTGGAACTGTTCTTCGTGCTTGTGCAGGTTTGGCAGCTGTAAGACAAGGGAAAGAGGTTCACTGCCAGTATGTGAAAAGGTGTTGTTGGCGAGATGTGGTCACAGAATCAGCATTAGTTGATCTTTATGCAAAATGTGGTTGTATTGATTTTGCATACAGAATTTTTGTGCGGATGTCAGTTAGAAATTTGATAACTTGGAACTCGATGATTTATGGCTTTGCCCAGAATGGAAGAGGTGGAgaagtttttcaattatttgatGAGATGATTGAAGAGGGGATTAGGCCTGATTATATTAGTTTTGTTGGGGTTCTCTTTGCTTGTAGTCATGCTGGTTTGGTTGACCAAGGGAAGAAATATTTTGCCGCAATGACTGAGGTATATGAAATTAAACCAGGAATTGAGCATTACAATTGCATGATTGATCTTCTAGGCCGTGCTGGTTTGCTAGAAGAAGCAGAAAAATTGATAGAGTACGCAAATTGCAGAGATGAGCCATCTCTTTGGACAGTTCTTCTTGGTGCTTGTGCAGCCAGTCCACACTCTGCTACTGCAGAGCGCATTGCAAAGAAAGCAATGGAATTGAAACCTGACCACCACCTCAGCTATGTATATTTAGCTAATGTCTATAGAGCAGTTGGCCGATGGGATGATGCTGTTAAAATTCGGAATTTAATGACGAAGAGAGGTGTTGGCAAAATGCCAGGCACAAGTTGGATCGAGACTTAA
- the LOC133669620 gene encoding uncharacterized protein LOC133669620 codes for MVYFCFLIDQTRKVRRSKPAAGTCSRCGGGASVADMKTCTRFCYVPFYSRSWRAIMCTFCGAILKSYH; via the coding sequence ATGgtttacttttgttttcttattgatCAGACTCGGAAAGTGAGAAGAAGCAAGCCGGCAGCTGGAACTTGTTCAAGGTGTGGTGGCGGAGCAAGTGTAGCTGACATGAAAACCTGTACAAGATTTTGCTATGTGCCATTTTACTCGAGATCTTGGAGAGCTATCATGTGTACTTTCTGTGGAGCTATTCTCAAATCTTACCACTGA
- the LOC133668952 gene encoding H/ACA ribonucleoprotein complex non-core subunit NAF1-like — MVGFVSEPSTIKEEEEESNQVSKARNLEDPIEPFDQKLTNFADSFLDFDSIEEFFEGPERFSLDFEKRMEMDDKGLVVKDLVVNGSDSVFEEKKGIVDGSDLGGLVKVKEERVELERGGSLGCSIEEEMGRVSLVAELSLVVVDGGAKVVGDEAEIGNGGLMNGSGSDIGDGSGVNGKIVSDEEESESESESESESESSSSSSSSSDDDDDDDEQEEESDQEEEEKKGGVRMEVNKGLDGLGDMEEGEIRDVDGEEMVAGNDSEDEGEEEEVEEEDDGYKMVEWSDVDEEEDAATGEPIKSKNEVQFLPPVPPVHASLELHHQMLPVGVVLSAIGPQVIVQGVEKHNPLNEGSILWITEKRSPLGLVDEIFGPVKNPYYVVRYNSESEVPAGVLNGTLISFVPEFANHVLNVKNLHKKGYDASGEYDEELTNETEFSDDEKEAEHKRMLKMSKRGVSDEKSGKNKNNRRKVKNRGGGWKNNKPLGEQMPTGVDQLPPNQNLRNDSAVGTSLAPVPRTTGVYAPSNGVWANMVPSQQPQALAIPGGFPANNMPWPVQSQLQHPYQIPMANGMPIQQHFNPGQRSLPNALLAGGQPNFFAGPAYPPPWPVVGGHYFNQAAFGTGFQVQPNPPAMNVVDQGMVSTGPPLGQNCSFQPPAIPPGNIQAPQQFNAGASSSHGRKHYRRGGGRFSGGRGRQPPN, encoded by the exons ATGGTGGGGTTTGTATCTGAACCCTCCaccattaaagaagaagaagaagaaagcaaccAAGTTTCTAAAGCTAGAAACTTGGAAGACCCAATTGAACCTTTTGATCAAAAGCTCACAAATTTTGCtgattcttttcttgattttgattctATAGAGGAGTTTTTTGAAGGCCCAGAAAGGTTTAGTTTAGATTTTGAGAAGAGAATGGAGATGGATGATAAAGGGCTTGTTGTTAAGGACCTGGTTGTTAATGGTTCTGATTCAGTTTTCGAAGAAAAGAAGGGAATTGTTGATGGGTCTGATCTGGGGGGTTTGGTGAAGGTGAAGGAAGAAAGAGTGGAGCTTGAAAGAGGAGGGAGTCTGGGGTGCTCTATTGAGGAGGAGATGGGAAGGGTTAGTTTGGTTGCTGAGCTGAGTTTAGTTGTGGTTGATGGGGGTGCAAAAGTTGTGGGTGATGAGGCAGAGATAGGTAATGGTGGTTTGATGAATGGGTCGGGTTCAGATATTGGTGACGGTAGTGGTGTGAATGGTAAAATAGTGAGTGATGAAGAGGAGAGCGAAAGTGAAAGCGAGTCTGAATCGGAGAGTGAAAGCAGTTCATCTTCTAGTAGCagtagtgatgatgatgatgatgatgatgaacaagaagaggagagtgatcaggaagaggaggagaagaagggGGGAGTTAGAATGGAAGTAAATAAAGGGTTAGATGGTTTGGGTGACATGGAAGAAGGTGAGATACGGGATGTTGATGGAGAGGAAATGGTTGCTGGGAATGATAGTGAGGATGAGggtgaggaggaggaggtggaggaggaggacgaTGGATACAAGATGGTTGAGTGGAGTGATGTTGATGAGGAGGAGGATGCTGCTACGGGAGAGCCTATTAAGTCGAAGAACGAGGTTCAG TTTCTCCCTCCTGTTCCTCCTGTTCATGCTTCATTGGAACTTCATCATCAGATGCTACCTGTTGGAGTTGTTTTGTCG gCTATAGGTCCCCAGGTTATAGTACAAGGGGTGGAAAAGCACAATCCCTTGAATGAGGGTTCTATCCTGTGGATAACTGAAAAGAGATCCCCGTTGGGGTTGGTAGATGAGATTTTTGGACCTGTCAAAAACCCATACTACGTGGTGAGATACAATTCAGAAAGTGAAGTCCCTGCTGGGGTCCTTAATGGTACTTTGATATCTTTTGTTCCTGAGTTTGCCAATCATGTGCTCAATGTCAAGAATCTTCACAAGAAAGGGTACGATGCATCTGGTGAATACGATGAAGAGTTAACTAATGAGACAGAATTTTCAGATGATGAGAAAGAGGCGGAGCACAAGAGGATGTTAAAAATGTCAAAGAGAGGAGTCAGTGATGAGAAAtctggaaaaaacaaaaacaatagaaGGAAGGTGAAAAATAGGGGTGGCGGTTGGAAGAATAATAAACCTTTGGGGGAGCAAATGCCAACTGGTGTAGATCAGCTACCACCCAATCAAAATTTGCGTAATGACTCTGCTGTTGGAACATCATTGGCCCCAGTGCCTCGGACAACTGGTGTTTATGCACCTTCAAATGGTGTATGGGCGAATATGGTACCGTCTCAGCAGCCTCAGGCTTTAGCAATTCCAGGTGGTTTTCCAGCTAATAATATGCCTTGGCCTGTACAGAGTCAACTTCAGCATCCCTATCAGATACCAATGGCAAATGGTATGCCAATTCAGCAACATTTCAATCCTGGTCAGAGATCACTTCCTAATGCTTTGTTAGCAGGGGGACAACCAAATTTCTTTGCTGGACCTGCATATCCTCCACCATGGCCTGTAGTGGGAGGACACTACTTTAACCAAGCTGCATTTGGAACAGGATTTCAGGTTCAACCTAATCCTCCAGCTATGAATGTGGTAGACCAAGGAATGGTATCCACTGGACCGCCTTTAGGACAGAACTGTAGTTTCCAACCACCAGCCATCCCTCCTGGCAACATACAAGCTCCTCAGCAATTCAATGCAGGAGCCTCTTCCAGCCATGGAAGAAAACATTATCGTAGAGGGGGTGGTCGTTTTTCAGGTGGGAGAGGTAGACAGCCACCAAACTGA